A single region of the Brassica rapa cultivar Chiifu-401-42 chromosome A03, CAAS_Brap_v3.01, whole genome shotgun sequence genome encodes:
- the LOC103862246 gene encoding 4-substituted benzoates-glutamate ligase GH3.12-like: protein MINLTEEDAGLAMLEKLTSNVKQIQDAVLKEILTCDANTEYLRSFLHGSSDKELFKKNVPVGTYEDFKPYIERVVNGEPSEIISGKPITGFILTSGTSGGKQKLIPLNNKYLENARLLFDLRYLVLSKHVDGHNEGKGLHLIFLKPASKTPSGLPASYATTYFMKSDYYVKNLPSYWDTSSTSPTEIKFCPDNKQSLYCHLLCGLVLRDEVTRVSANFASILVQGITFLENFWKEMCSNIRSGQLSDWITDSCKGSVSMILGGPNPQLADIIEDICNQKSWKGIIPQLWPKTKYIECIVTGQMAQHVPLLEFYVNDLPLVSPNYASSEAMFGVNLNPLCKPQDVSYTFLPNMSYFEFIPVGEGKDTIFDLVNVKLGLYYELVVTNYAGLHRYRVGDVLQVTGFYNSAPQFKFIRRQNTVLSVYLEATTEEDLLKGVTRASQVLKSSDIMLRDFTCYPHVSDAPGHYVLYWELKGNNDDGISEIDTNMLVECCSVVEESLGALYKRYRSKERSIGALEIRVVQQGTFDALMEYFISQGASLAQYKTPRCIKSSEALQVLENRVLARFFSEKLP from the exons ATGATTAACCTCACGGAAGAAGATGCTGGCTTAGCTATGCTAGAGAAGTTGACGTCCAACGTGAAGCAAATACAAGATGCGGTACTGAAAGAGATACTAACATGTGATGCCAACACGGAATACCTTCGGAGTTTTCTCCATGGGAGTTCAGATAAAGAGCTTTTTAAGAAGAATGTTCCGGTAGGGACCTATGAAGATTTTAAGCCATACATTGAGCGTGTCGTGAACGGCGAGCCATCAGAGATCATTTCGGGCAAGCCTATTACTGGATTCATACTAAC GTCTGGAACTTCAGGAGGAAAACAGAAGTTGATACCTTTGAATAACAAGTACTTGGAGAACGCTAGATTATTATTTGATCTTCGATACCTCGTATTATCCAA GCATGTCGATGGTCACAACGAAGGAAAAGGGCTGCATCTCATCTTCCTTAAACCAGCTTCCAAAACTCCATCTGGTTTGCCAGCTTCATATGCTACTACATATTTCATGAAAAGCGATTATTATGTCAAGAACCTACCATCATATTGGGATACTTCGAGCACAAGTCCCACTGAAATCAAATTTTGTCCTGACAATAAACAGAGTCTGTATTGTCATCTCCTTTGTGGTCTCGTACTGAGAGATGAAGTTACAAGAGTGAGTGCTAACTTTGCTTCTATCTTGGTTCAAGGTATCACTTTTCTTGAAAACTTTTGGAAAGAAATGTGCAGTAACATACGATCAGGTCAGCTAAGTGATTGGATCACGGATAGCTGCAAGGGATCTGTTTCCATGATACTTGGAGGACCTAATCCTCAGCTGGCAGATATAATAGAAGACATATGCAACCAAAAATCATGGAAAGGTATTATTCCACAGCTTTGGCCGAAAACTAAATATATCGAATGCATTGTTACAGGACAGATGGCTCAACATGTTCCTTTATTGGAGTTTTATGTCAATGATCTGCCTCTTGTTTCCCCAAATTATGCCTCTTCTGAAGCCATGTTTGGGGTAAATTTGAATCCCCTATGCAAACCACAAGATGTCTCCTATACATTTCTGCCGAACATGTCATACTTCGAGTTTATACCGGTAGGTGAAGGAAAAGACACAATTTTTGATCTTGTGAACGTAAAGTTAGGTCTCTACTATGAACTTGTTGTCACTAATTATGCTG GTTTACACCGTTATAGGGTGGGTGACGTTCTACAGGTGACTGGATTTTACAATAGCGCACCACAGTTTAAATTTATAAGGAGACAAAATACGGTCTTAAGTGTTTATTTGGAGGCAACAACAGAAGAAGACCTTTTAAAAGGAGTGACTCGTGCGTCACAAGTACTTAAATCTTCAGATATAATGCTGAGGGATTTCACATGCTATCCTCATGTCTCCGACGCTCCAGGTCACTATGTTCTTTATTGGGAACTCAAAGGCAACAACGATGATGGCATTAGTGAGATTGACACCAATATGTTGGTGGAATGTTGCTCCGTAGTAGAGGAATCACTTGGTGCTCTTTACAAGAGATATCGAAGCAAGGAGAGATCTATTGGAGCTTTAGAGATAAGGGTGGTTCAACAAGGAACATTTGATGCTCTCATGGAATATTTCATTTCTCAAGGTGCTTCTCTAGCTCAATACAAGACACCTAGATGCATAAAATCTTCTGAGGCTTTACAAGTTCTTGAAAACAGGGTTCTTGCTCGTTTTTTCAGCGAGAAATTACCTTAA